The stretch of DNA AACTCTGCATCCAAGCGCTGTTCCAACCCCTGCAGCGTATAGTTTACCTTAAACTCCTGATCGTATGTTTTAACAAACACCTCCCTGCCCCGGCGGCCGGCAAAAATAATATCCGCCGGGTCCAGCAGGGTAATTAAATCTTCATTGCTGACCGCAATCTTGTTTTGCAAGGGATGCGCGTCCGCCTTCCTTTGCTTAACCAACCGCCTTAACTTGTCAATTGTTTCCGCCACCCGCTGCTCGGAAAAGGGCTTCAGCAGGTAGTCTACCGCATTGACCTCGAAGGCCTCCAGAGCATGGCGGTCGTAGGCCGTAGCAAACACCACCAGAGGAGGATGGGCCTGGCGGGCCAACTGCCGGGCCACCTCCAGACCGTCCCCGCCGGGCATGGAAATATCCAAAAACACCGCATCCGGCCGTTCCCGGCGCAAAACCTGCATCGCGCTTGGCGCATCCTCCGCCTCCCCTACCACCTGCAGCCCGCCATGCTGCTTTAGCAAATAGACCAGTTCATCCCGGGCCGGTGCCTCATCATCCACCACCACAACTTTCATCGCTGCACCTCCTGCTGTACCTGCAAGGGTATCTTAA from Desulforamulus hydrothermalis Lam5 = DSM 18033 encodes:
- a CDS encoding LytR/AlgR family response regulator transcription factor, encoding MKVVVVDDEAPARDELVYLLKQHGGLQVVGEAEDAPSAMQVLRRERPDAVFLDISMPGGDGLEVARQLARQAHPPLVVFATAYDRHALEAFEVNAVDYLLKPFSEQRVAETIDKLRRLVKQRKADAHPLQNKIAVSNEDLITLLDPADIIFAGRRGREVFVKTYDQEFKVNYTLQGLEQRLDAEFFFRPHHGFLVNVNKIEKIEPAFQGYQLVMKDNTASRVPVSRSGMKEMKRLLGI